The sequence CGGTGCTTCATCTTATCGACGGCAGCGTCGCGCTCTTCTTGGTCAGGCCTCATGTAGGAAGGGCCTAGATAGTCGTCCGGCAGCTCTTTCACATCGATGACTGTCCCGTCTCCCAGCACGTCGAGGTGCTCCGACGGCGCTTCCTCATCGATGATCCGGCGAAGCTTCTTCTGCGCACTGCTGAACTCCGCATGCGCATCGTTAAGCAGCGTGGCGATGGCTTGCGCCTCTACTACCGCCGCCTGGTACTGCTCCTTGATCTTGGCAAGGGACTTTTGCGCTTCCTCGGCTGCCTCACCCGTCCAGCTGGACTTCAAGGACTTGGTGACACGGGCCTCGAAGATCTCTTGCAGCCCCTGGTACTTCTTCGGCAGGAGCTTCCACTCGTCCGCTGCCGCCTGGAGCTTCCCGAGGTCGGCATGGAGGAGGGCCTTGAAGGTAACCATGATCAGTGCTTCCCTCCACCGAGCGATTCCATCCTGGCCCTCTCGGCATGATCGGCGTCCTTGTACGACACGCCGGTGTTGTGCAGCTTGCTGGAGGCTTCCGACAGCATCGCGCTGAGGTTCCCTGCCCCATCTCCCCATCGCCTGCCCAAGGTGGACAACCCAAGGCCGGACTGCCAACCATCCAGCAAACTCGACGACGCATCAGAAGTTGCGTCCCGGGCCTTCTGATCCACTTTGTCCGTGTCGGCGCGCAGGCCCTCCAGCGCGGTGGAAGTCTTCTCCAGTACGTCCGTAAGGACCGATGCCTGCCGACCTCCGTGCCCTGCACCTCCACCGCCGTTGCCACCGGCCGAGTTGAGCTCCATCGTCACGTTCTGCTGCTTGGCGGCGTCCGTGAGCGATCCGTCCGTGTTGTAGCGGAATGGATTGAGCCGGCGGTCCCAGTCCTGGTCGTACGTCATGCACTTCCCCCCGTAGCGGTGCAGGTAGATGATCACTGTAATCGCGCTGCAGACGGAGCCTAAGGCGTCAAGTGGGCGGGAACAATTAGCCGAGCGGCTCGTTTCGGCCAAGCGCTGACCTGCCTATCCACAACTCCGGGCAGAGGTGGAGCAATCACTGAAGGTGCGCAACGCACCCCTAACGGATGGGTGGCGGCCGGGCGACTGATGGGTGGGAACACGAGGGCACCACCGCTGATGCGGCCCAAGCAGACGTGGACACCAACGGTCAGCATCCGCAACCTCTCCTTCTTGTCTCTTCGATCAGTGCTAACGGCCGTTGCCGTGTGACCAGCCCTTCGCTGTGGAGGTCAGCGCCTCGGCGAACGCGTACGCAGATCGGGCTGCGTCGCGCGGGGCGAAGGCACACTCGACGTTGGCTGGGCCGAGCGGACTTCAGCCGGGGGCATCTTTCGAGCGTCGCGCGCAAGTGGTGTGAGCTTGTTCCGCTTTGACGGACACCATTGGTGTGGTGGTCAGGCTGCGAGTGCGGTCTCATATTCGGCGGGACTGCGGTAGCCGAGGCTGCTGTGTAGTCGGTGCAAGTTGTACCAGCCCTCGATGAAATCAAAGATCGCGGTGCGGGCGGCGGCCCGGCTGGGCCAGGCGGCAGTGCCGAGCAACTCTCGCTTGATGGTGGCGAAGAACGACTCGGCGAGCGCGTTGTCCCAGCACTGGCCGGTGCGGCCGACCGACAGCCGGATGCCGAACTGGTCAGCCAGGGAGGCGAATTGCTGACTGGTGTACTGGCACCCGCGATCGGAGTGGAAGATCACCGGACGGGTGGGGCGACGCTGCCGGCAGGCGGCCTTGAGAGCATCGGCGACCAGATCGGTCCGCAGGTGATCGGCTGTCGCCCAGCCCACCACCCGGCGCGAGGCGATGTCGATGACAGTGGCCAGGTAGAGCCAGCCCTCCTCGGTCGGGATGTACGTGATGTCGCCGCACCAGCGAGCGTCGAGGGCCGCTGCGTCGGGCCGGAAGTCCCGGACAACGAGGTCGGGCCGCACGGCAGCTCGTGGATCGGGGATCGTGGTCGGGTGCCGCCGTCTGCGGTGCCGGCCCTGCAGCCCGGCGGCCCGCATCAGCCGGGCGACGCGGCGACGGCCGCATCTGGAGCCCTCACGCTTCAGTGCGGCGTGGATGCGTGGGGAGCCGTAGGTGCCGCGCGAGTGCTCATGGACTTGCGTGATCTGTTCGGTCAGCTCGGCGTCGCGGGCTGCCCGCGGGCCGGGAGTACCGGTGCGGCGGGCGTAGAAGGCGGTTCTGGAGACCCTCAGCAGTTCACACGCTCGTTTGACGTTGTGGCCGCTCTGCTTCTCCGCCTCGATGAACGGGTGCACCGTCACCGGGTCTCCTTCGCGAAGAAAGCCGTGGCTCGCTTGAGGATGTCGACGTCCTCGCGCAGTCGGCGGTTCTCTCGCCGCAGCGCGGCCAGTTCCTCGCGTTCGCTGCTGGTCAGGCCTTCGCGCTCGCCCGCGTCGACCTCGGCCTGGCTGACCCACAGCCGTACTGCCGTCTCGGTCAGATCGAAGTCCTTGGCGATCTGACCGGCCGAGCGGTCACCGCGCCGGCACAGCTCGACGATCTCCGCCTTGAACTCCGGCGTGAACGAACGGCGAGGGCGAGGCTTCTTCTTCCCCATGCTCTCCATGATGGACATCCTCCCGGGGCAGAACCCCTGATCTCTGATGTCCGTCAAAGCGGATCAAGCCCACCCCAGGTCAGAGCCGTAATGGCGGACGAGTCGGCCTGTACGCCGGGTTTTGTCGCCCCCGGTCCTTGCGGGCCGGGGGGAGACGGCCATCCATCTAGGGCTGTCGTTGCCGGCAGCCTCGTGCGGTCTACCCGCGGACTCGGGCGGGCAGCCCTCGGTCGTCCGCGCAGAGGCATCAGGGATGCCTCCTCTTGACCTTGCTCCAGGTGGGGTTTACCTAGCCCTCCGAGTCACCTCGGAGGCTGGTGGTCTCTTACACCACCGTTTCACCCTTACCGGAGGCCGAAGCCTCCGGCGGTCTGTTTTCTGTGGCACTGTCCCGCGGGTCACCCCGGGTGGGTGTTACCCACCACCTTGCCCTGTGGAGCCCGGACGTTCCTCGGGGGGATCAGTGATCCCCACGCGGCCGTCCGGCCGGCTCGTCCGCCGTGGTGACCATGCTACCCGTAGGGGGCGGGGGTCCTCGCCGGGCTTCCCCGTGCTCCGCTCCTGTTGCGTCGTGCCGGTTCCCCCGTTTCCCCCGTTCCCCCGTTCCCTCGTTTCGTCGTGCCCGTTCCCTCGTTCCCTCGTTCCCTCGTTCCCTCGTTCCCTCGTTCCCTCGTTCCTCGTGGGCCCCGTTCTTCGTGCGCCCCGTTCCCCGATCCCGTCCTCCCGTTCCCGTTTCCCGTGGGATCCGGTCAGCCCTTGACCTTGTCGCAGCGGCAACGTTTGTACTGGGCGCATGAGAATCGGAGAGCTCGCAGGTCTGATCGGCGTCAGTACCCGTGCCGTGCGCCATTACCACCACCTCGGACTGCTGCCCGAGCCGGAACGCCGCGCCAACGGCTACCGGGAGTACGGGCTGCGGGACGCGGTCGCGCTCGCCCGGGTGCGCCGGCTGACGGAGTTGGGGCTGGGGCTGGACGAGGTGCGGGACGTGCTCGCCGACGACGCGGGGCGGGCGCTGCACGAGGTGCTGGCCGAGCTGGACTCGGATCTGGCCCGCCAGGAGGAGGAGATCCGTTCGCGGCGGGCCCGGCTGGCGGCGGTGCGGCGGCAGGCGGACGAGCACGGTGGGCTGCCCGCGGAGGGCCCGGTGTCGGACGAACTGGCGGCGCTCTTCGCGGAGATGGCCCGCGCTTCCGCCGCGCAGCCGGGGCCGGAGCCGGCGATGGCGGCGAAGGAACGGGAGGTGCTGGCGCTGCTCGAAGCGACGGGCGGGGAGGAGGGGAACAAGCGGATGGTGGAGCTGCTGGGGGAGGCGGTCGCGGCACCGGGGGCAATGCAGCAGATGTACGAGGTGTACGGGCTGCTCGACGCGCTGGTGGAGGCCGCGGCGGATGATCCGCGGGTGGAGGAGGCCGCGCGGGCGCTCGCGGACTGCATTCCGGAGGCGGTGGTCGCCGAGGCCGGCGGGGCGGAGCACTGGGAGCGCGCGGCCGCGGAGGCCGGCGGTTCCTTCACGGCGGCGTACTACGCGGACTTCGCGCCCGCGCAGGCCCAGGCCGTACGCCGGGCGATCCAGCTGGTCGCGGAGCGTGCGCGGTGAGCCGGGTGGCCGTGCTGCGCCGGCTGGGCGCCTACGAGGCGCGGTGGCTGATCAGCCTGGGCTGGTGGGTGGCGCGGCGGCGGATCGGGGTGGCGCCGGGCGAGCGGGCCCTGGGGTATGCGGGGGCGCAGGCCGCGTTCGTGTACGGGCTGGCGTTCGTGTGTGTGGTGGAGACGGTCGGGGTCAGCGTGCTGCTGGCGGACCATCCGGTGGCGCACACGGTGATGCTGGTCCTCGACGTCTACACGGTGCTGGTGGTGCTGGGTCTGCAGGCGGCGGCGGCCACCCGGCCGCATGTGCTGGGGGCGGACACCTTGTGGCTACGGGCCGGGGCACGCCGGGACATACGGATCCCGCTGGCGCTGATCGCCTCCGTGCGCCACGACCTCCGTTTCGTCCGAGAGCCGGAGAAGGAGGGCAAGGAGGTGGTGGAGCTGACGGTCGGCGATCAGACCTCGGTCACCGTCGAGCTGTCCGAACCGGTCGTGGCCGAGGGGATGCTGGGGCAGCGGGAGACGGTGCGTACGGTGCGCTTCCATGCGGATGACGCACGGGCGGCGGTGACGGCTCTGCGAACGCAACTGGCGGCGGTGACGGCCCTGCGGGCGCAACTGGCGGCGGACAACGCGGATACGGCGCTGGAAGCGGGCGCGGGCGCGGCACCGGAGACAGGCGCGGGCATGGCGCTGAGGTCGGGAACAGGCACGGCGCCGGAGACGGGCACGGGGGCGGCGTCGGAGGCAGTACGGGTGTGGCGCTGAGGTCGGGAGCAGGCACGACGCCGGAGACGGGCGCGGATACGGCGCCGGACGCGGGTACGGCGCCGGACGCGGGCGGGGCCGTGGTCAGGCGGGGGTGAAGCGGACGGGGTGGTGGCCCGGTTCGGCTTCGGCGAGGCGGACCGGGATGCGGTGGCCCAGGGGCAGCGCGGGGCCTTCGGGGGCGGTTTCGACGGTGCCGATGACGGCCGGGTCGTAGAGGTGGACGGTGCCGTGGGTGGGGTCCTTCTCCTGGATGTCGACGACCAGCGCCTCGAAGATCTCGCCGACCCGGTCCCGGAGCAGCGCCGCTTCCACCAGGTCGACGCAGGAGCGCTCCACCTGATTGGCGCGCTGGGCACCGGTCTCCATCTCGCGGGGCAGGGCGGGCAGCGCGCTGCGCACCCAGCCGGGCGGTTCGACGCCGGCCGAAGCGGCGAGGCACAGCTCGGAGGTGTAGCGGTCGGCCAGCCGCCGCAGCGGCGCGGTGGCATGCGCGTACGGGGCGGCGACCGCGGCGTGCAGCGCCTCGGAGGCCCGTGGCGCGGTGCCGTCGAAGGTGGTGTAGCCGGCGCCGCGCAGCAGGGCGGTGCACTCCTGCAGGAACGCGGCGTGGGCGGGGCGCCGCGGGTCGAGGGTGCGGATCAGCGCCGCGTACGAGGTGTGGTGCGGCCAGTCGACGCCGAGCGCACGGGCGGTCAGGCGGAGCCGGGCGACCGAGCCGTCGGGGGCGGTCGGCAGCGTGCGGAGGATGCCGGTGCCGGAGGCCAGCATCAGATCGGCCGCTGCCATGCCGGTGAGCAGGGAGATCTGTGCGTTCCAGCCGTAGGCCGGGAGCGGGGCGCGGTATTCGAGGGTGTAGCAGCCGTCGCGCTCGACGATCTCCTGCTCGGGGACGTTGAGGGAGATCGCGCCGCGGGCGACCTCCAGCTCCTCCCGCAGCAGGCCGATCTCGCGGAGCAGGGCGAGCGGTTCCTCGGCGGTCCCGTCGTCCAGGATCCGCTGGACTCCGGCGTAGTCCAGCCGGGCGCGGGAGCGGACCAGGGTGCGGCGTGCGGACGCGGCGGTCAGGGCGCCGTCCGCGTCGAGGTCAAGCTGCCACAGGACGGCCGGGCGGTCCCGGTCGGGCAGCAGGCTGGCGGCGCCTTCGCTCAGTACATGGGGATGCAGCGGGACCCGCACGTCGGGGAAGTAGAGGGTCATCACCCGGTGGTGCGCCTCGGCGTCCAGGGCGCCGCCGGGTGTCACGAAGGAGGCGACATCGGCTATGGCGTAGTGGATGCGGTAGCCGCCGCCGGGGCGCCGGGACAGGAACATGGCCTGGTCGAGGTCGGGGGAGCCGGGCGGGTCGAGGGTGAAGAGGGGGAGGTCGGTGGCGTCCTCCAAGGTGTGCTCGGTGGCCACCGCGCCGTCGGCGGCCGGGATCCGCGGGGCACGGGCGGCACTCTCGGCCTCGGCCTGGGCCGTGGGCGGGAAGTGGTCCGGGATCTCCAGCCTTCCGCGCAGCTCATGCAGCGCGACCCGCAGCGGGGCCTCGGCTGCGTCGGTCACATGCATATGGAGACGGGGCATGCCATCGAGCGTATGGCGGGCGGCCGCTCCCGGCGCGGCGTGCGGGGGCCGGCCCCGGTTGGTGTGCGGGTGCCGCCCCCCGGGGGTGTGCGGGCACGGCCCCGGTGGCGGGCGGTTACGGCCTCGGGTGGCGGGCGCGTGCTCGGCCCCGGGGCGGCGTGCAGGTGCCCCGCCCGGCGGTGGCCGCGCCCCGCGGGTTCCCGGCCCGCCAGCCGCAGGCCATACGCTGTGCCGGGGCCGCACCCCGCCGTACCGCCGTACCGCCGTGAGGGAGAAACACCGTGCTCGTGCTGTTGCCGCCGTCCGAAGGGAAGGCCGCGGGAGCGGCCGGGGCGCCGCTGGATACCGGTGCGCTGTCGCTGCCCGCGCTGACCGCCGCGCGCGAGGCGGTGCTGGAGGAGCTGGTCGGGCTGTGCGCGGCGGACGAGGCCAAGGCCCAGGAGGTGCTGGGGCTCAGCGACGGCCTCAAGGGCGAGATCGCCAAGAACGCGGGACTGCGGACGGCAGGGACGCGGCCGGCCGGGGAGATCTACACCGGGGTGCTCTATGACGCGCTCGGGCTGGAGTCCCTGGACGCGGCGGCGCGGAAGCGGGCCGAGCGGTCCCTGCTGGTGTTCTCGGGGCTGTGGGGCGCCGTACGGATCGGTGACCGGATTCCGTCCTACCGCTGCTCGATGGGCGTGAAGCTGCCGGGGCTCGGCGCGCTGGGCGCGTACTGGCGGGCGCCGATGGCCGAGGTGATGCCCGAGACCGCCGGGGACGGGCTGGTCCTGGATCTGCGCTCGGCGGCGTATGCGACGGCCTGGAAGCCCAAGGGCGAGGTGGCCGGGCGGACCGCGACGGTGCGGGTGCTGCAGTCGAAGACCGTGGCCGGCGTGGAGAAGCGGACGGTGGTCAGCCACTTCAACAAGGCGACCAAGGGACGGCTGGTGCGGGATCTGCTGTCGGCGGGCCTGGCGCCGGCGGGTCCGGCGGAGCTGGTGGAGGCGCTGCGGGGGCTGGGGTACGCGGTGGAGGCGGAGCCTCCGGCGAAGGACGGCAAGGCGTGGGCCGTCGATGTGATCGTGACGGAGCTGTAGGACGGAGGTCGGGGGCGGCGGAGGGGCTGTAGAGCGCGCCTGTAGGGCCGGCCCGGGGGTGGACCTGCCGGGCGGGCAGGTCCACGGGCCGACGGCTTCCAGCGGCCTTCCGGCAAGCCATCGTTGCAGCATGCGCAACGCTCGTTGCGGAGAGTGGGTGAGCGGGCGCAGGATGGCGGCGTGACTCGCGCCGCCGCCTCCCCCGCGCCCTCCCCCAAGCCCTCCACTTTGTTCGAGCAGGGGGGACCCCCATCCTCGGTCCTCGGGCTCGCCCCCGTCATCCCGGTCGTCGTACTGGACGACGCGGCCGACGCCGTACCGCTCGCCCGGGCACTCGTCGCGGGCGGACTGCCCGCGATCGAGGTGACCCTGCGGACGCCCGCCGCGCCCGCCGCGATCCGGGCCATTGCCGACGAGGTCCCGGAGGCGGTGGTCGGCGCGGGCACCCTGCTCAGCCCCGGCCAGGTCGAGGCGGCCCTGACGGCCGGCTCCCGCTTCCTGGTCAGCCCCGGCTGGTCGCCGCGGCTGCTGGGCGCGATGCAGGACTCCGGGGTGCCGTTCCTGCCGGGGGTCTCCACGGCCTCGGAGGTGGTGACGTTGCTGGCGGAGGGCGTCACCGAGATGAAGTTCTTCCCTGCCGAGGCGGCGGGCGGCACCGCCTACCTCTCGGCGCTGGCCGCGCCGCTGCCGCAGGCCCGCTTCTGTCCGACCGGGGGCATCGGCCTGGCGTCGGCGCCGTCCTATCTGGCGCTGCCGAACGTCGGCTGCGTCGGCGGCACCTGGATGCTGCCGGCCGAGGCGCTGGCCGCGAAGGACTGGGACCGGGTGCGCCGACTCGCCCAGGAGGCGGCGGCGTTGGCGGCCTGAGGCCGTCACGTACGAAGGCCCGGCACCTCGGGTCTGGAAGGTACCGGGCCCTGTCGCCATCGCTGTCGCCGCGGGGTGCGAGGCCCCGCTGCCGCCGTGGGGTGCGAGGCCCCACCGGCGCTGCGAGATCGCTACCGCAGATGCGAGGTGTCGTTCAGCAGCCGCAGCGAGGCGTTGCCGTCGGAGTAGTACGCGACGACCGAGAGCGACGCCGCGGACAGCTCCATCCGGAACAGCGACTCCGGCGGGGCGCCCAGCGCCAGCCGGACCAGCGTCTTGACGGGGGTGACGTGCGTGACCACGAGGACGGTCTTGCCCGCGTACCGGGCGAGGAGCTTGTCGCGGGCCACGGCGACCCGGCGGGCGACCGTCGCGAAGGACTCGCCGCCTCCGGTGGGCGCCACCTTGGCGGAGCCGAGCCAGGCGTCGAGGTCATCGGGGTGGCGCTCGCGCACCTCGGCGAACGTCAGCCCCTCCCACGCCCCGAAGTCCGTCTCGCGCAGGCCCTCCTCGATACGGACCTCCAGACCGAGCCGGTCCGCGACCGCACCGGCGGTCTCCCGGCAGCGCCGCAGCGGTGAGCTGACGACGGCCTGGATCGTGCCCCGGGCGGCAAGCGCGGCGGCGGTTGCCTCGGCCTGACGGCGCCCGGCGGCGGAGAGTGCCGGGTCGGTGCCGCCGCTGCCGGAGAACCGCTTCTCGGGCGTCAGCGGGGTCTCGCCGTGCCGCAGCAGGACGAAGGTCGCGGGCGGGCCGAGGTCGGGAGAGCCCCAGCCGACCGCCGGGGCGGCGGAGGAAGCGGAATCCTCCGCCGTCGCCACCGCCTCGTCGGCGAGGCGGGCGGCGGCGCTGCGGGCGGGCGCGGCCGCGGTGGCGAGCGCCGCCGTGGAGTTGCCCGGCTCCCACTGCTTGCCGATCTTCCCGGCGTCCATCGCCTCGTTGGCGAGCCGGTCCGCGTGCTTGTTCTGCGCGCGCGGGATCCACTCGTAGGTGACCTGGTCGGGCGGGAAGACCGAGCCGGCCTCGGCGGCCAGCGGCTTCATGTCCGGGTGCTTGATCTTCCAGCGTCCCGACATCTGCTCGACGACGAGCTTGGAGTCCATCCGCACCCGGATACGGGCCTGCGGATCGAGCGCATACGCCGCCCGCAGACCGGCCACCAGGCCCTTGTACTCGGCGACGTTGTTGGTGGCGGTGCCGATGAACTCGGCGGCCTCGGCCAGCACCTCGCCCGACTCCGGGTCGAGGACGACCGCGCCGTAGCCGGCCGGCCCCGGGTTGCCCCGGGAGCCGCCGTCCGCCTCGACGACCAGCGTGCGCGACACGGCCTACAGACCCGAGTCGGGCGTACGGACCAGGATGCGGGTGCAGTTCTCGCAGCGCAGCACCGCATCGGCGGCGGCCGCGCGGACGTCGTTGACCTCGGTGATGTTCAGCTCCAGGCGGCAGCCCTCGCAGCGGCGCTGGAAGAGGCGGGCCGCGCCGACGCCGCCCTCCTTCGCGCGGATCTTGTCGTAGAGCTTCAGCAGGTCGGCCGGGATGTCGGCGACGGTCAGCTCGCGCTCCTTGGCGACCGTGCCGCGCTCGGTGTCGATCTCGGCGTAGGCGGCGTCCCGGCGGGCGGCGGCGTCATCGGCCTTGGCCTGGATGGCCTCGACCCGGCCGGTCAGCTCGGTCACCCGCTCCTGGGCGCTCTCGCGGCGCTCCATGACCTCCAGGACGATGTCCTCCAGGTCGCCCTGGCGCTTGGCCAGCGAGGTCAGTTCGCGCTGGAGGTTCTCCAGGTCCTTGGGGGAGGTGACGGCACCGGAGTCCAGGCGCTTCTGGTCGCGGGCGGCGCGCTGGCGCACCTGGTCCACGTCCTGCTCGGCCTTGGTCTGCTCGCGGCTGGTGTCGCTCTCCTCGGTCTGCGCGGCGACGAGCAGGTCGCGCTGCTGGATGAGGTCGGCCTCCAGGGTCTGCAGCTCGGCCAGCTCGGGGAGGTTGTTGCGCCGGTGGGCGAGCTGGGTGAGCCTCACGTCCAGGGCCTGGACGTCGAGGAGGCGGATCTGGTCGGCGGGCGCGGCGTTCAGCGTGGGGCTCCTGTGGTGTGGGTCGGGGCGAAGAAGGGGGTGGACGCCGCGTGGGCGGTCCAGGGGTCGGTGACCGTACGGGAGACATGCGTGCGCAGTCCCCAGTCGTGCCGGTCGGAGACCGCGTCGAGCTGGGCCGCGGCCTGCTCGCACCACGGCCATTCGGTGGCCCAGTGGGCCGCGTCGAGCAGCGCCGGCGGGCTGCTCTGTCCGGTGGTCTGGGTGGCCTCGGAGGCCGGGTGGTGGCGCAGGTCGGCGGTGAGGAACGCGTCCACACCGGCCGCCCGTACGTCACCGAAGAGGCTGTCGCCGGAGCCGCCGGAGACGGCGAGGGTGCGGATCTCGCGGTCCGGGTCGCCGGCCGCCCGGATGCCCTGGGCGGTGGCGGGCAGCCGTTCCGCGGCGTATGCGGCGAGGGCGGCCAGCGTCATCGGATGCGGCAGCTCGCAGATCCGGCCCAGGCCCCGGCGGCCCGCCGGATCGCTCGGGTCCGGCACCAGCGGGCCGAGGATGCGCAGGTCCAGCGCGCCGGCCAGGGCGTCGGAGACACCGGGGTCGGCGGTGTCGGCGTTGGTGT is a genomic window of Streptomyces sp. Edi2 containing:
- a CDS encoding IS3 family transposase, which codes for MTVHPFIEAEKQSGHNVKRACELLRVSRTAFYARRTGTPGPRAARDAELTEQITQVHEHSRGTYGSPRIHAALKREGSRCGRRRVARLMRAAGLQGRHRRRRHPTTIPDPRAAVRPDLVVRDFRPDAAALDARWCGDITYIPTEEGWLYLATVIDIASRRVVGWATADHLRTDLVADALKAACRQRRPTRPVIFHSDRGCQYTSQQFASLADQFGIRLSVGRTGQCWDNALAESFFATIKRELLGTAAWPSRAAARTAIFDFIEGWYNLHRLHSSLGYRSPAEYETALAA
- a CDS encoding MerR family transcriptional regulator; amino-acid sequence: MRIGELAGLIGVSTRAVRHYHHLGLLPEPERRANGYREYGLRDAVALARVRRLTELGLGLDEVRDVLADDAGRALHEVLAELDSDLARQEEEIRSRRARLAAVRRQADEHGGLPAEGPVSDELAALFAEMARASAAQPGPEPAMAAKEREVLALLEATGGEEGNKRMVELLGEAVAAPGAMQQMYEVYGLLDALVEAAADDPRVEEAARALADCIPEAVVAEAGGAEHWERAAAEAGGSFTAAYYADFAPAQAQAVRRAIQLVAERAR
- a CDS encoding RNB domain-containing ribonuclease, with translation MPRLHMHVTDAAEAPLRVALHELRGRLEIPDHFPPTAQAEAESAARAPRIPAADGAVATEHTLEDATDLPLFTLDPPGSPDLDQAMFLSRRPGGGYRIHYAIADVASFVTPGGALDAEAHHRVMTLYFPDVRVPLHPHVLSEGAASLLPDRDRPAVLWQLDLDADGALTAASARRTLVRSRARLDYAGVQRILDDGTAEEPLALLREIGLLREELEVARGAISLNVPEQEIVERDGCYTLEYRAPLPAYGWNAQISLLTGMAAADLMLASGTGILRTLPTAPDGSVARLRLTARALGVDWPHHTSYAALIRTLDPRRPAHAAFLQECTALLRGAGYTTFDGTAPRASEALHAAVAAPYAHATAPLRRLADRYTSELCLAASAGVEPPGWVRSALPALPREMETGAQRANQVERSCVDLVEAALLRDRVGEIFEALVVDIQEKDPTHGTVHLYDPAVIGTVETAPEGPALPLGHRIPVRLAEAEPGHHPVRFTPA
- the yaaA gene encoding peroxide stress protein YaaA — translated: MLVLLPPSEGKAAGAAGAPLDTGALSLPALTAAREAVLEELVGLCAADEAKAQEVLGLSDGLKGEIAKNAGLRTAGTRPAGEIYTGVLYDALGLESLDAAARKRAERSLLVFSGLWGAVRIGDRIPSYRCSMGVKLPGLGALGAYWRAPMAEVMPETAGDGLVLDLRSAAYATAWKPKGEVAGRTATVRVLQSKTVAGVEKRTVVSHFNKATKGRLVRDLLSAGLAPAGPAELVEALRGLGYAVEAEPPAKDGKAWAVDVIVTEL
- the eda gene encoding bifunctional 4-hydroxy-2-oxoglutarate aldolase/2-dehydro-3-deoxy-phosphogluconate aldolase, whose product is MFEQGGPPSSVLGLAPVIPVVVLDDAADAVPLARALVAGGLPAIEVTLRTPAAPAAIRAIADEVPEAVVGAGTLLSPGQVEAALTAGSRFLVSPGWSPRLLGAMQDSGVPFLPGVSTASEVVTLLAEGVTEMKFFPAEAAGGTAYLSALAAPLPQARFCPTGGIGLASAPSYLALPNVGCVGGTWMLPAEALAAKDWDRVRRLAQEAAALAA
- a CDS encoding bifunctional RNase H/acid phosphatase, with amino-acid sequence MSRTLVVEADGGSRGNPGPAGYGAVVLDPESGEVLAEAAEFIGTATNNVAEYKGLVAGLRAAYALDPQARIRVRMDSKLVVEQMSGRWKIKHPDMKPLAAEAGSVFPPDQVTYEWIPRAQNKHADRLANEAMDAGKIGKQWEPGNSTAALATAAAPARSAAARLADEAVATAEDSASSAAPAVGWGSPDLGPPATFVLLRHGETPLTPEKRFSGSGGTDPALSAAGRRQAEATAAALAARGTIQAVVSSPLRRCRETAGAVADRLGLEVRIEEGLRETDFGAWEGLTFAEVRERHPDDLDAWLGSAKVAPTGGGESFATVARRVAVARDKLLARYAGKTVLVVTHVTPVKTLVRLALGAPPESLFRMELSAASLSVVAYYSDGNASLRLLNDTSHLR
- a CDS encoding C4-type zinc ribbon domain-containing protein, with translation MNAAPADQIRLLDVQALDVRLTQLAHRRNNLPELAELQTLEADLIQQRDLLVAAQTEESDTSREQTKAEQDVDQVRQRAARDQKRLDSGAVTSPKDLENLQRELTSLAKRQGDLEDIVLEVMERRESAQERVTELTGRVEAIQAKADDAAARRDAAYAEIDTERGTVAKERELTVADIPADLLKLYDKIRAKEGGVGAARLFQRRCEGCRLELNITEVNDVRAAAADAVLRCENCTRILVRTPDSGL
- a CDS encoding Nif3-like dinuclear metal center hexameric protein, producing MPVLSEVLTALDALWPPERAEGWDAVGTVCGDPGAEVRRVLFAVDPVQEIVDEAVKLGADLLVTHHPLYLRGTTTVAASTFKGKVVHTLIKHDIALHVAHTNADTADPGVSDALAGALDLRILGPLVPDPSDPAGRRGLGRICELPHPMTLAALAAYAAERLPATAQGIRAAGDPDREIRTLAVSGGSGDSLFGDVRAAGVDAFLTADLRHHPASEATQTTGQSSPPALLDAAHWATEWPWCEQAAAQLDAVSDRHDWGLRTHVSRTVTDPWTAHAASTPFFAPTHTTGAPR